A single window of Sphingobacterium sp. ML3W DNA harbors:
- a CDS encoding diacylglycerol/lipid kinase family protein, with protein sequence MQSIKQAILLHNPGAGDEDHLESELVTAIEQAGYSCVYFSVAHDDRWIQQLDQADFVVVAGGDGTVRGVVKELVKRNVLERKIPLTILPMGTANNLSMALGIDRALEREQHIEKWATSKRQRFDVGVLKNMDSTDFFLEGAGYGVFPQLIQKMIDVDKSQVENTDEELKLALEVLHQIILTAPAEKYWIKADEQIYQGKCLLLEVINIPSVGPRLLLCPEAITDDGQFNIVYVDENQRADFAAYIKKRINHEEVLFEYHSFKSRHLTLICESKHMHIDDQLVLPLKDAVTMEVRDYVLEFMVPAHNPS encoded by the coding sequence ATGCAATCTATAAAACAAGCAATACTATTACATAATCCAGGAGCTGGCGATGAAGACCATCTCGAATCTGAATTGGTCACTGCTATCGAACAAGCCGGATACAGTTGCGTCTACTTTTCTGTTGCACACGACGACCGCTGGATACAACAGCTAGATCAGGCCGACTTTGTGGTGGTTGCAGGTGGTGATGGTACCGTTCGAGGGGTCGTCAAAGAACTCGTCAAACGCAATGTGCTGGAACGTAAAATACCCCTTACCATTCTACCCATGGGAACCGCAAACAACCTATCAATGGCATTAGGCATAGATAGGGCACTCGAGCGTGAGCAACATATCGAAAAATGGGCGACAAGCAAACGGCAACGATTTGATGTGGGAGTTCTAAAAAATATGGACTCTACAGATTTCTTCCTAGAAGGAGCTGGTTATGGAGTATTTCCACAACTCATCCAAAAGATGATTGATGTAGACAAAAGTCAAGTAGAAAACACCGACGAGGAATTAAAGTTAGCGCTAGAAGTGCTCCATCAAATTATCCTAACTGCGCCGGCAGAAAAATATTGGATTAAAGCCGATGAACAAATTTATCAAGGAAAATGCCTCCTACTGGAAGTTATCAATATCCCATCAGTCGGTCCGAGACTTCTCTTATGTCCAGAGGCTATAACAGATGACGGTCAATTTAATATCGTGTATGTAGATGAGAATCAACGCGCAGATTTCGCCGCCTATATAAAAAAACGGATCAATCATGAAGAGGTACTCTTCGAATACCATTCCTTTAAATCTCGTCATTTGACCCTGATCTGCGAAAGCAAGCATATGCACATAGACGACCAACTGGTGCTACCTTTAAAAGATGCCGTGACCATGGAAGTGCGTGATTATGTGCTCGAGTTTATGGTTCCTGCGCATAATCCTTCCTAG
- the surE gene encoding 5'/3'-nucleotidase SurE, with protein sequence MRILVTNDDGIYSPGIAALAKVAKKFGQVKVVAPDVEQSSMGHAVTHSRPLSYKKSPIEFGDIEAYRVNGTPADCVAMGTHLWKDVDVVLSGINMGPNLGNSMWHSGTLAAAKQAVLFGIKGIALSTPVGKTEPDFESLELYVERTLELLLQDKELALYNVNFPPNPTEIIWTRQSVRLYDGTIIPGTDPMGRKHYWFTVSPLEPADEGTDRWAMEHDMVSITPLRLDLTDERTLQKKLRR encoded by the coding sequence ATGAGAATTTTAGTAACGAACGACGATGGTATCTATAGCCCGGGAATTGCAGCTCTTGCAAAGGTGGCTAAAAAATTTGGGCAAGTGAAGGTGGTGGCACCTGATGTAGAGCAATCTTCTATGGGACATGCTGTCACACACTCTAGACCTCTGAGCTATAAAAAATCACCAATTGAATTTGGGGATATTGAAGCTTACCGGGTGAATGGTACACCTGCCGATTGTGTCGCAATGGGGACACACCTTTGGAAAGATGTTGATGTGGTGTTATCAGGAATTAATATGGGACCAAATTTAGGGAACTCGATGTGGCATTCGGGTACCTTGGCTGCGGCAAAACAAGCCGTATTATTTGGTATTAAGGGTATTGCGTTAAGTACACCCGTAGGGAAGACTGAACCTGATTTTGAATCTTTGGAATTGTATGTTGAACGCACCTTAGAGTTGCTTTTGCAGGATAAAGAATTGGCGCTCTATAATGTTAATTTTCCACCTAACCCGACTGAAATTATCTGGACCAGACAGTCGGTGCGCTTGTACGATGGAACGATTATACCAGGCACCGATCCCATGGGGCGTAAACATTATTGGTTTACGGTGTCACCGTTGGAACCTGCAGACGAAGGTACCGACCGATGGGCCATGGAGCATGATATGGTATCCATCACGCCTCTGCGGTTGGACTTGACTGATGAAAGGACTCTTCAAAAGAAATTAAGACGTTAG
- a CDS encoding DUF421 domain-containing protein → MLEIKKILFGGAQWDFLLEIVGRSIIMFVMILVILRLSGKKGVRQLTLFEVAIILSLGSAAGDPMFQEELPVIYALVVLFSVIVIYKFVTWLSSKSTLINKVLEGEAMVVVRDGMFDLKHEHDGDFSKMEFFSELRNQSVEHLGQVRVAVLEVDGTMSILFYADSDVKYGLPLFPDHYMQVLPHENVDTFACMYCGQIEPTIIENQTCKRCKRKEWSLALKTKRV, encoded by the coding sequence ATGTTAGAAATAAAGAAGATTCTTTTTGGAGGTGCCCAATGGGATTTCCTTTTGGAGATTGTGGGGAGATCCATCATTATGTTTGTCATGATTTTGGTGATTTTACGGCTTTCAGGTAAGAAAGGTGTTAGGCAATTAACGCTTTTTGAAGTAGCTATCATCCTGAGCCTAGGGTCTGCAGCGGGGGATCCTATGTTTCAAGAAGAGTTACCGGTTATTTATGCGCTTGTCGTCCTTTTTTCAGTTATCGTTATCTACAAATTTGTGACATGGCTATCATCGAAATCTACCTTAATTAATAAAGTGTTAGAAGGTGAGGCAATGGTGGTGGTGCGTGATGGTATGTTTGATTTGAAACATGAACATGATGGTGATTTTTCTAAAATGGAATTTTTCTCCGAATTGCGTAATCAATCTGTCGAGCATCTGGGTCAAGTGCGTGTTGCTGTTTTGGAGGTTGATGGTACGATGAGTATATTGTTTTATGCAGACTCAGATGTAAAGTACGGACTTCCACTTTTCCCCGACCACTATATGCAAGTGCTACCCCATGAGAATGTTGACACGTTTGCATGTATGTACTGCGGACAGATTGAACCAACCATAATAGAGAATCAAACCTGCAAACGATGCAAAAGAAAAGAGTGGTCCTTGGCTTTGAAAACCAAAAGAGTTTAA
- a CDS encoding ferritin-like domain-containing protein: MYTESTIAGIINYLIQTNYDRIAGYTHAITALREGQDTDLRTLFHDYIEQSRQFNSELLPFVIINGERLSPGNRISGKLHRFWLDIKAHVSGHDRKGILEECERGEDATKKAYQEALKEAPDLPDHIVDIIRYHAEVQKAAHDYIRDLRDNRHGHNNEKHVIKT; the protein is encoded by the coding sequence ATGTATACTGAAAGTACCATAGCGGGCATCATCAATTATCTCATACAGACCAACTATGATAGGATTGCAGGCTATACCCATGCCATAACAGCACTAAGGGAAGGACAAGATACCGACTTACGCACCCTTTTTCATGATTACATTGAGCAGAGCCGCCAATTCAATAGCGAACTATTACCTTTTGTAATCATCAATGGGGAAAGGCTTTCCCCAGGTAACCGAATTTCCGGTAAGCTACATCGTTTTTGGCTCGATATCAAGGCCCATGTAAGTGGACATGACCGAAAAGGGATTTTGGAGGAATGTGAACGTGGTGAAGATGCAACCAAAAAAGCGTATCAGGAGGCGTTAAAAGAAGCGCCAGACCTTCCCGACCACATCGTAGATATCATTCGCTATCATGCTGAAGTGCAAAAAGCAGCTCATGATTATATTAGGGATTTAAGGGACAATAGACATGGGCACAATAATGAAAAACATGTTATAAAAACCTAA
- a CDS encoding sensor histidine kinase produces MLPIWGEKSALYQIFSNLIGNAIKYSTQAPQPQLHIDSYFEDEQVCYTIRDNGIGIPAENIAHIFDIFKRGNNVANIEGTGVGLSLVKRIMDRLGGSIKIESQVESGTAVHLFFPIVEEFPASMLAE; encoded by the coding sequence TTGTTACCGATATGGGGAGAGAAAAGCGCGCTTTATCAGATTTTCAGTAATTTGATTGGAAATGCAATTAAGTATTCCACCCAAGCACCGCAACCACAATTGCATATCGACAGTTATTTTGAAGATGAGCAGGTTTGCTATACCATCAGAGACAACGGCATTGGCATACCTGCAGAAAATATCGCTCATATTTTTGATATTTTTAAACGAGGGAATAATGTGGCCAATATTGAGGGAACAGGAGTCGGACTTTCTTTAGTTAAGCGTATCATGGATAGACTAGGCGGTAGTATCAAGATTGAGTCACAAGTGGAAAGCGGCACTGCCGTGCACCTCTTTTTTCCAATAGTAGAAGAATTTCCTGCCAGCATGTTAGCAGAATGA
- a CDS encoding SDR family oxidoreductase: MKNTENPQTQYPRPPFKKQTQSVPGVSKKMDPLPDHGEYSYVGNRLLTGKVCLITGGDSGIGKAIAIAMAREGADIVIIYLDEIEQEDAADTEKWVKQAGRNALLIRGDIRDESFCQSAIYHTLETFGRLDVLVNNAAYQMSYTSIMDISATEWNKTFETNVSGMFYLSKHAKPHLPPGGSIINTTSVNAYDPNPTLLPYDATKAAIQNFTSSLAQQFLEEGSGIRVNAVAPGPVWTPLIPSTIPDHENFGKNTPMGRPGQPAEIAPIYVFLASAAASYISGATIAATGGRVTI, from the coding sequence ATGAAAAATACAGAAAATCCGCAGACACAGTATCCCAGACCTCCATTTAAAAAACAAACGCAATCTGTTCCTGGTGTTTCAAAGAAAATGGACCCTTTACCTGATCATGGTGAATATTCATATGTAGGGAATCGACTATTGACTGGAAAAGTTTGTTTGATTACTGGGGGAGACTCGGGTATAGGGAAAGCAATAGCTATTGCGATGGCGCGTGAAGGTGCCGATATTGTTATTATTTATTTGGATGAAATCGAGCAAGAGGATGCTGCTGATACCGAAAAGTGGGTTAAGCAGGCTGGAAGAAATGCACTGCTCATCCGTGGAGATATTCGAGATGAATCATTTTGTCAATCTGCGATTTACCATACCTTGGAGACCTTTGGCCGATTGGATGTATTAGTCAATAATGCAGCATACCAGATGAGTTATACTTCCATTATGGATATCTCGGCAACGGAGTGGAATAAAACATTTGAAACAAATGTAAGTGGTATGTTCTATCTATCGAAGCATGCCAAGCCACATCTTCCTCCAGGGGGGAGTATAATCAATACGACTTCTGTAAATGCATATGATCCAAATCCTACTTTGCTACCTTATGATGCGACTAAAGCTGCTATCCAAAACTTTACTTCGAGTCTAGCCCAGCAATTTTTAGAGGAGGGTTCCGGCATACGCGTCAATGCTGTTGCGCCTGGGCCAGTTTGGACGCCGCTGATTCCGAGCACCATACCTGATCATGAAAATTTCGGTAAAAATACACCAATGGGTAGACCCGGTCAACCTGCTGAAATAGCACCGATATATGTTTTTCTTGCATCTGCTGCGGCATCTTATATCTCAGGGGCAACTATTGCGGCAACTGGTGGACGTGTGACCATCTAA
- a CDS encoding RNA polymerase sigma factor has protein sequence MKNIDLNVLFHEKRQILNHFASQFTSDYNEKEDLIQDTLIKALKSIDHFRDDPNLMTWLYVIMKNTYINHYRHEKRQTALYEDYAMADYSNNTENNATEDKLLGADIQKAMDSLLPENAEIFRLYLEGYKYHEIAEFFTYPEGTIKSRIHLARKMLQKKLKMYQDN, from the coding sequence ATGAAAAATATAGATTTAAATGTCTTATTTCATGAGAAAAGACAAATCCTAAACCACTTTGCGAGTCAGTTTACATCAGATTACAATGAAAAAGAAGATCTGATTCAAGACACTTTAATAAAAGCCCTAAAATCAATCGATCATTTTAGGGACGACCCCAATCTGATGACTTGGCTATACGTGATCATGAAAAATACGTATATCAATCATTATCGTCATGAAAAGCGTCAAACGGCCCTTTATGAAGATTATGCCATGGCCGATTATTCAAACAATACAGAAAACAATGCTACGGAAGATAAACTACTTGGCGCTGATATACAAAAAGCTATGGACAGTCTGTTGCCCGAGAATGCCGAAATTTTCAGGCTTTATCTCGAGGGGTATAAATATCATGAGATAGCGGAATTTTTCACTTATCCAGAGGGCACAATCAAATCTCGTATCCACCTTGCACGTAAGATGCTACAAAAAAAATTAAAAATGTACCAAGACAATTAA
- a CDS encoding DUF4142 domain-containing protein has product MGKYLKLSSIVLGIIALLAFKQQNSEKDFLGQAYLSNHYEISIAQLAREKSNNDVINAYAELLIDDHQKIIREFKDLAKGHKMKFVDGLGEDQKKHWDMLNSTDSTHFNQTFKELAIASHEQTIALFVRAYEDYAIQDIRLKNWISNRLPLLRAQLDQARDLRVDPILNTAEGIPPHTRGGSIRSVDLDLDRVNVRVMVE; this is encoded by the coding sequence ATGGGTAAGTATTTGAAATTGAGTAGCATTGTGCTAGGCATAATTGCCCTATTAGCATTTAAACAGCAAAATTCTGAGAAGGATTTTTTGGGTCAGGCATATCTGTCGAATCATTATGAAATATCAATTGCGCAATTAGCACGAGAAAAATCAAATAATGATGTGATAAATGCCTATGCAGAATTATTGATTGATGATCATCAAAAGATAATACGAGAATTTAAAGATCTTGCTAAAGGTCATAAGATGAAGTTTGTAGATGGTCTTGGTGAAGATCAAAAGAAACATTGGGACATGTTGAATAGTACAGATTCGACTCATTTTAATCAAACCTTCAAAGAATTGGCCATCGCCTCTCATGAACAGACTATCGCCTTATTTGTTCGGGCATATGAAGATTATGCCATTCAGGATATTCGGTTGAAAAATTGGATTTCTAATAGGTTGCCTTTGCTGCGGGCTCAATTGGACCAAGCTAGGGATTTGCGAGTGGATCCTATACTCAATACGGCAGAAGGTATTCCTCCGCATACACGAGGTGGCTCGATTCGTTCAGTTGACCTGGACCTAGATAGGGTCAATGTTCGTGTAATGGTGGAATGA
- a CDS encoding aldo/keto reductase, giving the protein MAELFEEKHRLGLGGVAIGTGFEKLSDVQAQEVLKKAWELGIRYYDTSPWYGLTKSEARFGEFLKEQKRMDYLISSKIGRLFTPVIPEAVPPTMWKDPFPFDFKHDYTADATKHSIEDSLLRMDVDHLDIVFVHDLSEEQVGDRYDYYFKQAEKGAFKVLSDYRAQGIIKGWGMGVNTIEPILDCLEVADPDICLSATQYSILQHEDAVDRLLPAVKSRGIKLVSGAAYNSGFVCGRGRYNYKEVIPKGMIEKRDRIAQVGARHGVDIIAIALQFVLAAEAFVSVIPGASTAKQVEDNVNGLHKDIPAQLWQELKEEGLIYKDAPVPLN; this is encoded by the coding sequence ATGGCTGAGTTATTTGAAGAAAAACACCGTTTGGGTTTAGGTGGTGTAGCAATTGGAACGGGTTTTGAAAAACTCTCCGATGTACAGGCTCAAGAGGTTTTGAAGAAGGCATGGGAATTGGGCATTCGTTATTATGATACATCTCCGTGGTATGGTTTGACAAAAAGCGAAGCTCGCTTTGGCGAATTTTTAAAAGAACAAAAACGAATGGATTATCTGATTTCGTCCAAAATTGGTAGATTATTTACACCAGTTATTCCGGAAGCAGTGCCACCAACTATGTGGAAAGATCCTTTTCCTTTTGACTTTAAACACGATTATACAGCAGATGCTACCAAGCACTCGATAGAGGATAGTCTTTTACGTATGGATGTGGACCATCTCGATATTGTCTTTGTTCATGACTTATCTGAAGAGCAAGTAGGTGATCGTTATGACTATTATTTTAAGCAGGCAGAAAAGGGTGCTTTTAAAGTATTGTCGGATTACCGAGCGCAAGGAATCATCAAAGGATGGGGGATGGGAGTTAATACAATAGAACCGATCTTGGATTGTCTGGAAGTGGCGGACCCTGACATATGTTTATCAGCGACGCAATACTCCATTCTTCAGCATGAGGATGCCGTGGACCGTCTTTTGCCAGCCGTTAAGTCTAGAGGTATCAAATTGGTATCTGGTGCTGCTTATAATTCAGGTTTTGTATGTGGTAGGGGTCGTTATAATTATAAAGAGGTGATTCCGAAGGGAATGATTGAAAAAAGGGATAGGATTGCGCAGGTTGGGGCACGCCACGGGGTGGATATCATCGCAATAGCGTTACAGTTTGTATTAGCTGCGGAAGCCTTTGTGTCTGTTATACCTGGGGCAAGTACCGCTAAGCAAGTGGAGGATAATGTGAATGGACTCCACAAAGATATACCTGCTCAATTGTGGCAGGAACTGAAAGAAGAAGGGTTGATTTATAAAGATGCCCCTGTGCCATTGAACTAG
- a CDS encoding glycoside hydrolase family 15 protein, whose translation MTKPKKHKYNSGIIGNCSYIAHVNANSNITWLCWPTFEDSFVFGGLLDKEKGGEFSILPTSELTHSEQHYIENTNILCTTLTTAEGSYRITDFAPRFEQYERYYKPLMLIRKVEPLHGRPKIHVRCTPKYAYGKQDFSKNRGSNHIQFEQEDIKIRLATNMPVSHFFDDIPHVLSSPIYLVMTFGSPFEAPIERTVEDFLSRTTAYWQRWVKNASMPSFYQKEVIRSALVLKLHQYEDTGALIAASTTSLPEHPGSGRNWDYRYCWLRDSYYVLTALSHIGQFEEMEKYASYIANITQTDRGRLQPLYGIMGEHDLTESTLDHLDGYMGNKPIRLGNQAFEHIQNDVYGQALIALLPMFTDHRFRHQNMGLAKSWTSFILNKIESTIDEFDAGIWEFRNFENRHCYSNLFQWAGATAALKIAEQYGFEDMKIQAQRLRVQASHHIEDCYDPERAVYSTATKNKNLDASTLQLIMMNYLDPASEKAKLHLEALEKELKGENGLFYRYLHKDDFGKPKSTFLVCAFWYVEALACVGRIEEAQETFKQLLTFGNHLMLFSEDVDEQDGSQWGNFPQAYSHVGLVNAAYRISVKLDNPTFL comes from the coding sequence ATGACGAAACCAAAGAAGCATAAATATAATAGTGGCATTATAGGTAATTGTTCTTACATCGCTCACGTCAATGCAAATAGCAATATTACGTGGCTCTGTTGGCCCACATTTGAAGATTCATTTGTCTTCGGGGGTCTATTGGATAAAGAAAAGGGGGGAGAATTTTCCATTCTCCCCACTTCAGAATTGACTCACAGCGAACAACATTATATCGAAAACACCAATATCCTTTGCACCACACTGACGACAGCAGAAGGAAGTTACCGCATCACTGATTTTGCTCCTCGCTTTGAACAATACGAGCGCTATTACAAACCCCTGATGTTGATCCGTAAGGTCGAACCCCTGCATGGGCGGCCAAAAATCCATGTCCGGTGTACTCCAAAGTATGCTTATGGGAAACAAGATTTCAGCAAAAACCGAGGTAGTAACCATATCCAGTTCGAGCAAGAAGACATCAAAATCCGCTTGGCAACCAATATGCCTGTCAGTCATTTTTTCGATGATATCCCCCATGTACTCAGTAGCCCCATCTATTTGGTAATGACTTTTGGCAGCCCATTTGAAGCTCCAATCGAACGCACCGTTGAAGATTTCTTAAGCCGTACCACGGCCTATTGGCAACGTTGGGTCAAGAATGCCTCGATGCCTTCTTTCTATCAAAAAGAGGTTATCCGCTCGGCACTAGTACTCAAGCTACATCAATACGAAGATACTGGCGCATTGATTGCTGCAAGCACCACAAGCCTGCCGGAACATCCCGGCAGCGGACGCAATTGGGATTATCGTTATTGTTGGTTACGCGACAGCTACTACGTGCTGACTGCTCTGAGCCATATTGGCCAATTCGAAGAAATGGAAAAATACGCTTCTTATATTGCCAATATCACCCAGACCGACCGCGGGAGATTACAACCACTTTATGGAATAATGGGTGAACACGACTTGACCGAGTCTACTCTGGATCATCTTGATGGTTATATGGGCAACAAGCCCATCCGTTTAGGTAATCAAGCATTCGAACATATCCAAAACGATGTATATGGGCAGGCTCTGATTGCCCTACTTCCGATGTTTACCGATCATCGCTTCCGACATCAAAACATGGGACTTGCCAAATCATGGACCAGCTTTATCTTAAACAAGATTGAAAGTACCATTGATGAATTTGATGCCGGGATATGGGAATTCAGAAATTTTGAAAATCGACACTGTTATTCCAACCTATTTCAATGGGCAGGTGCTACAGCAGCCCTGAAAATTGCAGAGCAATATGGTTTTGAAGATATGAAAATTCAGGCACAACGCTTAAGAGTACAGGCCAGTCATCATATCGAAGATTGCTATGATCCCGAACGAGCTGTATATAGTACGGCAACTAAAAACAAAAACCTAGATGCCTCAACGCTGCAACTGATTATGATGAATTATTTAGATCCAGCAAGCGAGAAAGCAAAATTGCATCTAGAAGCATTGGAGAAAGAGCTCAAAGGTGAAAACGGTCTGTTTTATCGTTACTTGCACAAAGATGATTTCGGAAAACCTAAATCTACCTTCTTGGTATGTGCATTCTGGTATGTGGAAGCTTTGGCATGTGTAGGGCGGATTGAAGAAGCTCAAGAAACATTCAAGCAATTGCTCACCTTCGGCAATCACCTTATGTTGTTCAGTGAAGATGTCGATGAACAAGATGGAAGTCAATGGGGAAATTTCCCTCAAGCCTATAGCCATGTTGGTTTGGTCAATGCGGCCTACCGCATCTCTGTTAAGTTGGATAATCCAACTTTTTTATAA
- a CDS encoding bifunctional alpha,alpha-trehalose-phosphate synthase (UDP-forming)/trehalose-phosphatase, whose product MYKKRTIIVSNRLPIRIERQDNELVFISSEGGLATGLGSVYKSDENIWIGWPGIIPLDTAEEEIITTRLAEFNLIPVFLTEEELKGYYEGFSNEVLWPVFHYRPSYAVYRTTDWETYISVNEKFCSVIARQNVQEKDEVWIHDYQLMLLPQMVRKSYPSIAIGYFQHIPFPNDEVFRSIPWRNELLNGLLGADLIGFHTFNDTQHFLNSCSHILGLNVYNNCLHAGGRSIFTEVYPMGIDYDKFAQLANSKPIQARAQEIKDYYKDQKIILSIDRLDYSKGILERLLAYENLLLTYPELKEQVLLYMIVVPSRDHVAQYKQLLDEIDRTVGHINAIYGSNEWTPIAYFYNSYPLEELSALYVAADICLITSLRDGMNLVCKEYIASKENSNGVLILSELAGAAKELTQAIQINPNATDQVTAAIYQALHMPVTEQRRRLQDSIDIVKKFNVRHWVRLFFNRLREIKVFQQNEMARRINTQTKESILDQYNRAKRRLFFLDYDGTLIGFQNDAAAAIPTRSLYDTLNMLQEDDASQVVIISGRPHETLDSWFANERYFLVAEHGAWSNYPTHKWQSGAILSTRWKIPVKHIMSKFANNTAGCVIEEKSYSLAWHYRKAQPGLGQLRALELVESLRYLVQQHGLQLLMGDKVIEVKNSELNKGKAAMDIVNSYKPDFIFAIGDDATDEDMFLELPSTAITIKVGNKKSAAQFYVDSQQEAIQLIEYFAYNKNSQQQNDTVKHETKINTHDETKEA is encoded by the coding sequence ATGTATAAGAAGAGAACGATTATCGTTTCCAATAGATTACCTATACGCATTGAGCGTCAAGACAACGAACTCGTATTTATTTCCAGTGAAGGCGGCCTAGCAACAGGCCTAGGATCCGTCTACAAGAGTGATGAAAACATTTGGATCGGTTGGCCAGGAATCATTCCCTTAGATACAGCGGAAGAAGAAATCATAACTACCCGACTAGCCGAATTCAATCTGATACCTGTATTCTTGACAGAAGAGGAGTTAAAAGGTTACTACGAAGGATTTTCCAATGAAGTTCTTTGGCCCGTCTTTCACTACCGCCCCTCCTATGCGGTATACCGCACGACAGATTGGGAGACATACATTAGCGTCAACGAAAAATTCTGCTCTGTTATCGCACGACAGAACGTCCAGGAGAAAGATGAGGTCTGGATACATGACTACCAGCTGATGCTCCTACCTCAAATGGTCCGAAAGTCCTATCCCAGTATCGCCATCGGATATTTCCAACACATCCCCTTTCCCAATGATGAAGTCTTTAGAAGTATCCCATGGCGCAACGAATTATTAAATGGTTTATTGGGAGCCGATCTAATTGGTTTTCATACCTTCAACGATACCCAACACTTCCTCAACTCCTGCTCACACATTCTCGGGCTCAACGTCTACAACAATTGTCTACATGCTGGGGGACGAAGTATCTTTACTGAAGTATATCCAATGGGTATCGATTATGATAAATTCGCACAACTCGCCAATAGTAAACCTATCCAAGCTAGGGCCCAAGAAATAAAAGATTACTATAAAGATCAAAAAATTATCCTAAGCATAGATCGTTTAGACTACAGCAAAGGGATACTTGAGCGCTTGTTGGCCTATGAAAATCTCTTGTTGACCTATCCAGAGCTAAAAGAACAAGTGCTTCTGTACATGATCGTGGTACCGTCGAGAGATCATGTTGCACAATATAAACAGTTGCTAGATGAAATAGATCGTACTGTTGGCCATATCAATGCCATATATGGAAGCAATGAATGGACACCAATTGCCTACTTCTACAATTCATATCCGTTAGAAGAGCTGTCTGCTCTCTACGTAGCTGCAGATATCTGTCTGATCACCTCCTTGCGAGATGGAATGAATCTGGTATGTAAAGAGTATATCGCGAGCAAAGAAAATAGCAATGGCGTACTGATATTAAGTGAATTGGCAGGTGCAGCAAAAGAGTTGACACAAGCTATTCAGATCAATCCCAATGCCACCGACCAGGTAACCGCAGCAATCTATCAAGCATTGCATATGCCCGTAACAGAACAGCGCAGAAGACTCCAGGACAGCATCGACATCGTTAAAAAGTTCAACGTCCGCCATTGGGTCAGGCTATTTTTCAATCGCCTAAGGGAAATTAAGGTCTTCCAACAAAATGAAATGGCTCGTAGAATCAATACACAGACAAAGGAGTCGATACTCGACCAATACAATCGAGCCAAACGCAGGTTGTTCTTTCTAGATTACGACGGTACTTTGATTGGATTCCAAAATGACGCTGCTGCCGCAATACCGACTCGTTCCCTATACGACACGCTCAACATGTTACAGGAAGATGATGCTAGTCAGGTCGTCATCATCAGTGGTAGACCACATGAAACGCTAGACAGTTGGTTTGCCAATGAACGCTACTTCCTGGTTGCAGAACACGGTGCTTGGAGCAATTATCCGACTCATAAATGGCAAAGTGGTGCTATTCTATCCACGCGATGGAAAATTCCAGTTAAACACATTATGAGTAAGTTCGCTAACAATACCGCAGGTTGTGTCATAGAAGAAAAATCGTACTCCCTTGCTTGGCATTACCGTAAAGCGCAACCTGGATTAGGTCAATTACGCGCATTGGAGCTCGTAGAAAGCTTGCGCTACCTCGTACAACAGCATGGTTTACAACTACTAATGGGCGATAAGGTCATCGAAGTAAAAAACAGTGAACTTAATAAAGGTAAAGCAGCCATGGATATCGTCAATAGCTATAAGCCCGACTTTATATTTGCCATAGGTGATGATGCTACAGACGAAGACATGTTCTTAGAACTTCCCTCCACCGCCATAACAATCAAGGTAGGTAACAAAAAATCAGCTGCACAATTTTATGTGGACAGCCAACAAGAAGCAATACAACTGATTGAATATTTTGCATATAATAAAAATTCGCAGCAACAGAACGACACTGTGAAACATGAAACCAAAATAAATACCCATGACGAAACCAAAGAAGCATAA